The sequence TTGTTCCTTACATTTGGTGAAAATAATGATGTCATCCATATAGGTCAGGTAAGTCACTCTAGTTTTACAACCCGTTTGATAGAACATATCAAGGTTCTGTGAGAAAAAGTGGTTAAGTCCTCTGAATAGAGTCTCTGCAGCAAGGATGAATAATGCAGGAGATATTAGGCCACTTTGTTTGAGGCCTTGTGATGATTTAAAGAAGCCAGATGGCTCTCGATTAACCATAATGGTAAATCAGCAGTGTTCAATAGCATGCTTGATGAGAGCAATAAATCTGAAGGGGAAATCCATCTTTTCAAGAATCACGTAAAGAAATTTCCAGTCGACCCTGTTATAAACCTTAGACATATccaaattttagataaaattctCTTTCCTACGTCTCATGTCAAAAATAATGTATCATGTCTTGTACAAGAAGCAATGAATCTGCTAAGCACAAAACCATTCTAGGATGGAGAAATGAGGTCAGGTAGTGCTGGGAGATTTTAGTATAACTCGTTCTACATATTAATGATGAACTATTGTActgcttttcttttcattcttcAATTGGGATGtggaaatagaaaatttctatatatatatatatatatatatatatattaaatactaaaaaatataatttatatatatatatatatatatatatatatatatatatatatatatatatatatatatatatatatatatatattaaatactaaaaaatataattatggggCATATCATTTGGCATCTCGTTTTAATAAGggaaaaatgagataaattaaGCTTTGGCATCTCCCAAAATGGAATGAAGCTAtcgttttaatatatttaattagaaacaatatatataagtagttGCTTGAGTcaccaaaaattaataataactaatatatatatgacacactcaaatgtgtgtatatataattgattttaaattttatctaaaaaaatattttgaaattttaaaaattaactagTATTTTAAGTGGATAAACGAATatatgagaaagttgaaaaatgatGCAGGAGTTGAGAAGACAGTGAAAAATTAGTTAagattcataaaataattttaaaataaaaatgacataccaaaagaattgaaaacaccaaaaaaatgatatttatatatttgatattttaagttttttatatccaaaagaattgaaaacattaaaaaaatgatattcacatatttgatattttaagttttttatatatatttgctatgtcatctaattatatgattCGGTCCACATATTatcatttgattaattaataatatatatgtatatatatatatatatttttggcaATCATGCAAgttaatcaacaattttattacttaaatatatactttttaatatttttaaaaaaataaatatgaaatatagtaatcaaaataaaatttattattttttataaaaaaataattattattgacaaacaaTAAGTGgaataataagcaaaaaagaGTATCTTTTAAATAGGGATTAAACGATCTTTAATCACTTAACTTTATTTTAGAAGTGACTTTTACCAAACACTATCTAATTTAACTTATATCtgctattcattttttgttttttttacgAACAATACTAACGTTTTTTTTCTGCTGCAACTCTCAACTTTCTctacaaaaatcacttctttaaaaataaatttttttgcaaaatcaCCCTATATAAAAAGTGTAGATAGTAGTGATAATAATAGATTATTCCatacattttctttaaatagaATTATTTCCTATGTAAGATAGAAATAACTTAAGAATCAGAATAGATTTTAAACAaagttttgattaaaattaattaatatttatcatgcttttaattttgaccaaaatatttacaaccattttattagtatctactatatatgaaaaagtgattaattagttttagCCATGAATCTTTAttgccaaaattatattttttatcctgtaATTATTGGTTATCAGTAGTTTTGGTcctaaaacttattttatttatgtatttagttttttttctgACGAATCTAATTCTCAGCATCTCATATTTGATTCTTTTCGGCAAATTCAGtcttatattcataattttggtgCTCTTTGCActagaacatattttattttttgtcctgtaacTATAAGTTAGAATCATAATTGtcaaaatgtacaaaaaactAATCAAATTTGAGTTATTCAGGACtaataaatttgtcaaaaaatgactaaatatatagattgagtaagttacaagactaaaaatactaaCGACATATAGTTCcaggatcaaaattaaaattatttttgactaTGGTAATTAGCAAtaacaaaaatcatatttttctcgGATGTGATGTCATGAGGgaaaaatgctattttagtcctataatttaggAGAGTGGCATTTTCTATCCTCGAAGATTTCaagcaatttaattttgtaactttaattctttaaactataccaaataatatattattaaaaggaaaattctataataatttatcatatttagttaaaataaacatacactaagtaaaaaaaaattaattgaaaagtaaaatttgCTTCAATTATGCAAAATATACTAAGTCATAGCTTTTGTGTACttatcatgaaaatattttaacttcaattaacaaattaaaacatatgtGTTTATGgtaattaatatactttaattaGTAACTaaaacactaatttttttttatcaaaatctaTTTCTACAATTCAATGTTGCCTTTTGCAGAGGCTTTAGCttaatattaagtaattattttttctaagaaaATTAGTGTATATGACTCTCAAAAGACATTAGataaatttaggaaaaaatccAGAGACCCCTATGATAATAGGAATGTGTAAAAAAACtcctataaaaattaaagtattaaatatccccctgtgatataatataaagttcaaaaaacccCCTCCGTACAGAAATTGACCTACATGCACTTTTTACTGCGGATTTGCTAtaaaaataccttttttttatattttttccattctctcatatttaatatataatattatatatttattaataataaaatattattttatattagtaattatttaattatttatataatacaatataactttaattaaattaattaaaaattatatatttggaaaaaaaaaaaacagcggCGGCAACGTCTTCTGCGCGCCCTCCTCACCCGGCCGTCGCCCAACAGGCAACAATCTCTAGCGAGGGCGACGCGGGCGCCCCTCCCACGCATCCAACGTATGATTGATCAATTGTGGTTTATTAGTTTCTAGTAGGTACCAAATTAATcgttgttatatataaataacttaCTAAATGACctaattaatagttatttttataattatacctatTACAATCTTATTAGtaactatattaataaaactataatatgtaatataaaaaattcaaatgactTTTTGAACGATTCACACCTTTTATAATAGAATAGATAATGTTTTATGTATAGTTGCatgccctttttttttcttttctttttgcagaAAACGGGTATATGTAGTGATGGTTTAAGagtatttttttacatatttgtatatttttataaagaataatttttatcgtatattattgaaaagattAAATCATAGACGAATAATAAAtcgtataacaaataatagtCATAcctcaaatattcaaattactGTTTAGTCTATCTTACTGCAAAAAGTATTTACTTTATAGGAAAAATGATTTAACTCATTCTCATTTaccatttaattttcttttttgtttttcaacttattttaattgacaTGAAATTATCTAACTAATTCTCATTTATATCTATGCTAAGAAATTCTCAAGGCATCAAATCCTTTGAATGTTCTTGAATTGTTTTAGCCATTTTGTTCTTTATCATAagagtattttttatcttgtaagtatgattattattaatataatataaaaaataaattaatatgattagataagtataatatgaaaaataattaataggaaCAAACATAGATAAtgtgaaaagtaattaatgagaataaataaatgtaatgtaAAAGcaattaatagaaatttaattagtatatttttttacgtTTTTATAtctagtaaaataattttataggaTTATTTAGTtgaatcgaaaaaaaaaaaaaaagaaataaacttttaaGTTCGTTCATACATTTctagatatatagatacataaaagtatagataattaaattatgaacaaTGAGTTCAGACAGCCCACACCAAACTATTCTACCCTGTTCATATGGTATCATTTTATATCAACTAAAAAATACGGTACCAACCATGCAAAGAGCTCTGTAGTAtggtatcaaaataaaattaattgctTCATATTTAACGGCCACGGGCATTGTAAGTAACCATTCGATTAAAAAACGAACGACAATGTGTAATATGCAAATAACCCCATTTATATAGTACCAGACTTGATCACTAGGAAAAACATGGTATTAAGATTGCAAAGTGACCGTATTGTGGTACTAAAGTGCAATTTTCTCATGGAAGAAAAGTTGAGATTGCTGGAAGAAGGGAATGGGATGgcaaaaattgttaaaatattaatattaaatgattctcCTGTGTAATAGTTCAAGTTTTTTTGCTGAGATAGTCgtttaatatgtataaattacaTACAAGAAATTACCTTTAACCATAAACAACATCCAAATTAAAGAATGTGAACTTGACAATTTACTGGTTGTCTTTGTCCGTAAGAAAACAGGAACTTATATCTGATTGTTTCTGCATCCAAGGATTAGTTCATAAATCGTTTACATCAGAAAACAGGAACATCCTCGGTCAGTCACTTGAATCCTGCAGGCGACAAGTTATGCAGTTCCTCTGCAATCAGTCCTCCCCCAGGGGAAGTGAATAACTCTGAAGAACAAGGAGCATATTTGGATTAGCACTTAGCAGACATCCAAAGTAACAGAGTTGCAGAACATATTTAAGTAGCCAACCAGTAGTCTGCAATGCCAGATTTAGATGCCAGTAGAAAAATACATCAGTATCATCGTCATACAAAGACATTTAAAGGCCGGCTGCTTTCATAAACATGATTTGCGACATGTTAGACTTCGTTCGACTCACATGAAGCAGAACTGCTGCGACTCATCGCACGTTTATCCTTGGTCTCCGGTATCTTTCGTCATCCAAATAACTGTCAGATTGATTACCAAAATTGTTTGATCTTCTTCCCTGCTTGTCGGATGACCCACCTCGTCTATAATCTGGAAATTCTGACATGTTACGGTCTCTAGAAGTCTTTGCTTGCCGGCTATAGGAATTCTCTTGAAAATCTCTATTAGTTCGCTTTGGTCCTGAAGATCTACTAAAACCTTTGTTCGCAGAGCTTTTCTTGCCAGCTATCTTGCCGCTAATGCCCCTGGATGCTTTTCCGGGACGATTTAGGCCTGCTCTATCTCTTCGTCTATCACTATGAAAACTTAGATCATCATCAGAATCTGCTTCAGAAAGAGACTCATCCTTAAAGCTGGACCTCCGTTTACTGCGGTCCATTCCATTAGAGCCCCTTCTATTTCCTTTCTTCTTGGATCTGAAAGATTCGTCGTCAGAGCCAGAGCTGGACCcaagatcatcatcatctgaaCCAAAAGTCATGGCATCTCTATCTCTGGTTTGCTGTTTTTGGTTAGCAACATGACTCGATTTCCATTTCGGATGAATTGGAAGGTCATCATCAGTATCAAAGTCTAGTTCAACATCTTCAGCAAATGCTTTGCGATTCTTTTGTTTCTGGCCACGTGTTGGTAATTTAGTTTTGCCACGAGCATGCCAATTACCTTCAGTGCTTTCTGTATCTTCAGATTCTGAGTCCACTTCAAGCTCTGAGAAATCTATTTGAGAAGTTTCAGGCACTTCATTTTGGCTAACCATTTCATAACTATGaacatcatcatcttcttcttcatcaaaaTCATTGAATCCTACACCGTTTCTCATGGGACCAGAATCAGAATACTCCCGTTCGAACTTCGGAGATCTGCTGCTCCTTTCAAAACCATCTTCGTGTCCTCtagaattttcatgaaaagCATGCTTGTTGAGTGGAAAATCTTTATCTAGTTTCTGAGAATCTGCATACTCAAAGGCAGCAACATCTGCTCCATCAGATTCATTgtcatcaaaatcaaaattccatgCATTAGAAACATCTTTCCTATCAGAGATCTTTTCTATCCTGATCTTGGGACCACGTTGCTTCTCTGGAAATTGACTCTCAGTATATGTATCAGGTGGACGCTTATGTTCACAGTGGAAACATACTGTGTTTCTCCTGTAGTTTAAGAAATTGCACCTATACAAgcatcaaataaattaatacatcaaaCCCCAGCAAAATAAAGCTTTGACAGTAAAAGCAACATTTTACTTTAAAGGAAAGAAATGAGACACTGCTCCAGTTCAGAAGCAATTGGTTTTACTGCTCCCCTGTAGCGTAGTCGAAAAAAGCATTGAGGCCAACACTATCAAGGCCTTAAATTTTCTAGAAGGTTCTAATCAGAGCAATATGCAGTTGGAAGACAGAAAAGGCACACATGCACAAACACAAAGATAGTAACATACTGGGGGCATTCCCATTCTCCTGGAAGCAACTGGCGCTTTGGACGCTTAGCGTCACACTGCAGGCACACAGTATTTTTTGCAAAGTTCATGAAGTCACACCTgagaaaataatacatattagCAAGAGCAAAGAGCAGAgttgttttcaaaataagttaaCAAAAGTGCAGAAGAACCAGCAAATAAAGAGTTTCCATTTCGCTCTAAATGGTGATCCTAGCTGTTATTACTTATACATAGCTAATTCCAGCAACGGACAGGCTGCAGAAAAAGCATGGCCGGTGCTGGAAATAAGCTCTTCTAAATTACACCATAGTTCTCTGGCAACCTTCTGTGCTGAAGAAAtctatgattaatttatctaacattattaaaatagttaaagAACTCAAGTTGTATGTAATATGAACGAATTAACTTTAAGCCGGATCAGATAGTACAATGTTTCATACAGATTATATTACAAGATTCTTTAGTTTTGTTTGCTTATGTATTACATGTACGGGCAGCACCTGAGCTCCTTACTTGAAGGCTGATATTTCAAGGTATATAGTAGATAATTATGATGGAATATGCAGCACTCATGTGAAAGAGATATATAAATGTAACAATAGATACAAAGTAAGGCTGTGcaaaaatttggataaataatacaattcaCAAGTAAATAGAACAAACAGTTGACAAACATACTTGGGACAGAGCCAATCGCCCTTTTTCATTTCGATGTCATCCCGTCCAACTCTTTTCTTGGGAGGGGGAGGTGGTTGCTTTACCTTCGGTGGAGGCCTTTTGATAACAGGAGGGGGAAGATTCGGATCTATTGGAACTGCACTTAGCTTGACTACCTCATGAAGCAATTTCCGAACAACAGTTTTCacagttttcaattttaaaagggATTTGTTTACAACTGATCCATCAATCGGATCAAAACCATAAGCAAGTAGAATACGCATGACATCAATTGTCCGTGCTTCATCCTCTTTATTTGTGAGCAGATATGCTTTTTCACAAGAGCCCCTCAAGCTGCAGGAACTACAAACCTGATACATGAAAATACTGTTGGGGAATTTTGTAactgaaatattaaaatggcAAAATTCAATGTGGTTTTGAAAAACTGTTTCATTTTCCTACTACTAATACACTGCTGGGTTTTGTGGAACATTACTTCTAAAGATATGATAAAAACAACGGAGGAATATCAATAACAACTTTCAAGACCTCCATGATTTTTCCGGGAACAGATGTTACTGCAAGAAGAGATCATGGTGTGTGtttgaatcaatttttatgGCATTAATATGGGGTTTCTATAGACTTTGAGATACCCCTTTCTAATCAACACGTGGTTTCTTCAAATAACTAACTCTTATTTCACACATTGAtcagtaaaaatatttgaaaactactgcaacttttttaaaagtttcaaatataaaaatattcacatTTCTTCCTAAAAGGTAGGGAAATACATCCATTATGAAGTTACAATccttaacaaattcaaaaacacaTGTGACTTAAACACCCATTCACACAAAGACATGATTATTAGATTAGGGCCACTCCCATGGAGTCtgtatttaattcatatttttctaatactATAATCAACATTCAACAGCAGGCAGATGTGCAGACATACTTCGAACAGGTCAACAATAGGCACCAGAATCCACATTCAGTGTTTTGTAATTCTTGAGGTTTTAGAACATTTGACCTTGTTATGAAACTCACATGGTTATATGGATGGTTATCAACAGCTAATACAGCTGTAGACTGGGTAAAAATGCTATATAAATTGAACTTATTTTCCTCATCTTATTGTTAAGTCCATGTGCACGTGTCCCAACCAAATGGTTATGCCATCGCAATATGCATATCTGTTAACAGAAGTCCCAACCAGAAGTCCACatccataattatatatccatCTTCTCGGTTTTCCTTCCAATATCTCCATACAAAGATACTATCCTGATCTATAATTGGGAATGTTTACCCACACgatcaaataaaatggaaTCTTTAAGGAACAACCACAGACAACATAATTGAGAAAACATAATCAACTGAGTAATCTGGCCTCCTCTCATTTTGAGATAATATATTTCAGGGACTTGTTGCTGGAGAAGAGGTCGTATCTATGTGGATCATGtcaatgaataaaaaaagtttatatcAGACCTTAATTACAGAGTGAGAGGAAGTCCTAAGAACTCACGCTTTAGATTGTTATCTTGTCTAAATTATAACCACACATGGGGTTCTCACCACCAAATTGACTGTTTTTTTCAGATCAGAGCCAAGCATAGTGGTAATGCAAATAAGGAAACAATTTCAAGTCTAAATTGAAGAGGTCCTAAGACAAACACGAAGTATTCAGTAAAAGGAAAGTCCCCTCTGACTGCATCTCATCCTTTTTCCTACTACTGCTACAACGTGGAAACTAATACCTACATTCTTTCTACCAGTTATTGAACAAATAGAACACAGAGCAACACAAGACTACTTTCCTGAAAGGAACTACTCTAACTAACAGAATTTATCTGAATTTTACTTCAGAATCCTTTACTATTGTTCTGCAAAAATTATGTCCTTTCTGTTAATCTTACAATCGTGAAGTctatttacaaataatatataataaaggtATGTCTTTTACccaataatagaaaaatatcataCAAATAATCATGGTACTTTAAGCTTACATCTCCTTCGTCCAGATGGACATGTTTCCTCAACAATTTGCTGGAAAAGACCACCTTCTTGTCCGCACTAGGGCATCCATAACCAACCAATATTTGAAGATCCTGTCTCGACAatgacctgtaataaatttaCCCTAAGAAAGTCCCTAAAAGAACTAAAGTGGgcatttatgaaaatgaaagcaacaaatgcaccaaaaaGCAAAGGAAgcattaaaataaatccatCCCAACCTCCATCCGCACCAAGCAAGCAAAAACAG comes from Sesamum indicum cultivar Zhongzhi No. 13 linkage group LG10, S_indicum_v1.0, whole genome shotgun sequence and encodes:
- the LOC105172367 gene encoding zinc finger protein VAR3, chloroplastic — its product is MALSHLLLRRFNCSRPLSLYCLAKVPNTAGFSSLSPAAESSDQSPSIPKPTSLSARMSFIFEQIDEIDKKREEKDQTLQRIRAWRESKKQQNGPSSGPAQTPPERDSMEDLKSELVKSEAFLVNNDVKKEVELVHPWPEWIELMERLVQQNYFDHRRKDEDGMMEGLGFDLSGAATEDHKGLDFTRDFKTVQAAVINFGRDRFDILRSLSRQDLQILVGYGCPSADKKVVFSSKLLRKHVHLDEGDVCSSCSLRGSCEKAYLLTNKEDEARTIDVMRILLAYGFDPIDGSVVNKSLLKLKTVKTVVRKLLHEVVKLSAVPIDPNLPPPVIKRPPPKVKQPPPPPKKRVGRDDIEMKKGDWLCPKCDFMNFAKNTVCLQCDAKRPKRQLLPGEWECPQCNFLNYRRNTVCFHCEHKRPPDTYTESQFPEKQRGPKIRIEKISDRKDVSNAWNFDFDDNESDGADVAAFEYADSQKLDKDFPLNKHAFHENSRGHEDGFERSSRSPKFEREYSDSGPMRNGVGFNDFDEEEDDDVHSYEMVSQNEVPETSQIDFSELEVDSESEDTESTEGNWHARGKTKLPTRGQKQKNRKAFAEDVELDFDTDDDLPIHPKWKSSHVANQKQQTRDRDAMTFGSDDDDLGSSSGSDDESFRSKKKGNRRGSNGMDRSKRRSSFKDESLSEADSDDDLSFHSDRRRDRAGLNRPGKASRGISGKIAGKKSSANKGFSRSSGPKRTNRDFQENSYSRQAKTSRDRNMSEFPDYRRGGSSDKQGRRSNNFGNQSDSYLDDERYRRPRINVR